One genomic segment of Thermomicrobiales bacterium includes these proteins:
- a CDS encoding DUF937 domain-containing protein translates to MADSLLGQLSELATPQVLDQISKMTGVDTNLLSQGLGATGATALGSMASSAGSADGLSSLFDMVSKVPDAAASSDSGSGMLGSLLGGGGGDTNPLIGNLMNSVLGGSGAASASSITDSIMGGGINAISGTLSKALGFNVAPMLTMVAPALVGMVTKAVQGGNMDANGLKDMLTSQVDAFSNDPANAETAKLVNAALDAGKQGTAIRDAYTDAGWSAIKGAPLAAMAMVAAASPSKGGSAAAEFSAAAGAISRAAAAADPVSLLSMAFSGGPSQEEIDAVTGRAASANPLELIKAGIDQVAQGNAKEVGAYKAMILDTAQATAEASKEGGFLGIGGTQVSPEEQAVLDQLKAALA, encoded by the coding sequence ATGGCGGATAGCCTTCTTGGGCAATTGAGCGAACTCGCTACCCCACAGGTGCTCGATCAGATCAGCAAGATGACTGGGGTGGACACCAATCTCCTTAGCCAGGGGTTGGGGGCAACTGGTGCTACCGCGCTGGGGAGCATGGCAAGTTCTGCCGGAAGTGCGGACGGGTTGAGCTCTCTCTTCGACATGGTATCGAAGGTTCCCGATGCTGCGGCCAGTAGCGATTCGGGAAGCGGCATGCTGGGCTCGCTCCTCGGTGGCGGTGGTGGAGACACCAATCCACTGATCGGCAACCTGATGAATTCTGTGCTCGGTGGCAGCGGCGCGGCCTCGGCATCGAGCATCACCGATTCGATCATGGGCGGCGGCATCAACGCCATCAGCGGCACCCTGTCCAAGGCGCTTGGCTTCAATGTCGCCCCGATGTTGACCATGGTTGCCCCGGCGCTCGTTGGCATGGTGACCAAGGCGGTCCAGGGCGGCAATATGGACGCCAACGGACTGAAAGACATGCTCACGTCACAGGTCGATGCCTTCTCCAACGATCCGGCCAACGCCGAGACCGCGAAGCTGGTGAACGCGGCGCTCGATGCTGGTAAGCAGGGAACCGCCATCCGCGATGCCTACACCGACGCCGGATGGAGCGCCATCAAGGGCGCCCCGCTGGCCGCGATGGCGATGGTGGCGGCAGCCTCCCCCTCCAAGGGCGGCAGCGCGGCAGCCGAATTCTCGGCAGCGGCGGGCGCGATCTCCCGAGCAGCCGCTGCGGCGGATCCGGTCTCGCTTCTGAGCATGGCGTTCAGCGGCGGACCCAGTCAGGAAGAAATCGATGCGGTCACTGGCCGGGCAGCGTCGGCAAATCCGCTCGAGCTCATCAAAGCCGGGATCGATCAGGTGGCGCAAGGAAACGCGAAGGAAGTCGGCGCCTACAAGGCAATGATCCTCGACACCGCCCAGGCGACGGCCGAGGCCAGCAAAGAGGGCGGCTTCCTCGGCATTGGCGGCACCCAGGTCAGCCCCGAAGAGCAGGCCGTGCTCGACCAGCTCAAGGCCGCGCTCGCCTAA
- a CDS encoding MFS transporter, which produces MSDLIEKPESAMTDAAAKPTSAGSPLSYRDVIKHPEVKILAAARFASKMAGSTLSYGIMVFLAAAGASQLEISTASSASYLAALLFGLQGGTLADTAPKRRILAVGFVVQALLCLVLPVIFGTEILPMLVLIFLTSALTQVISPGLKSIVAVVSSPAEVATTGALVNVLGSIGSAIGSSFIAPLLIKYLGINAVLVTGGLLFLIGAIRIYKLPRKEKEESRSLRASVSAVNWKPRALSLGYNAEWIMAHRPVASMLLVGVLCAALFEGINSLLPVYVREVLHEDPANSIYIFAPAGIGYLIGAVGGPRLIHRFGERRLTFISLTFMIIGAFLLGAIDVVAPFFARFSPLRIFELFGVEFSDLVLAAGVIVIPANFGSTAASQSVQVYINRHVPVVEQGGMFGLQQVQQNAFNLASVFLLGVIATITGPEIVFFIAPVVVGGAVLMLVRYSFRHAGQARLGRGEAAKFLVEAKPEDEIIVDNKDSDDD; this is translated from the coding sequence GTGTCCGACCTGATCGAGAAGCCAGAGAGCGCTATGACCGACGCTGCCGCGAAGCCGACATCTGCTGGATCGCCCCTTTCCTACCGGGACGTCATCAAGCACCCGGAGGTAAAAATTCTCGCGGCGGCTCGCTTCGCCTCGAAGATGGCGGGTTCGACGCTGTCCTACGGCATCATGGTCTTCCTGGCCGCTGCCGGCGCCAGCCAGCTCGAGATCTCGACCGCCAGCTCGGCCTCATATCTGGCGGCCCTGCTGTTTGGACTCCAGGGGGGCACCCTGGCCGATACGGCCCCCAAGCGGCGTATCCTGGCGGTTGGGTTTGTTGTCCAGGCGCTCCTCTGTCTGGTGCTTCCTGTCATTTTCGGCACCGAAATTCTGCCGATGCTGGTGCTGATCTTTCTGACCAGCGCGTTGACCCAGGTGATTTCACCGGGTTTGAAATCGATCGTGGCAGTCGTTTCGTCGCCAGCCGAGGTGGCTACGACGGGAGCGCTGGTGAACGTGCTCGGCTCGATCGGTTCTGCCATCGGTTCGTCGTTCATTGCTCCGTTGCTGATCAAGTACCTCGGTATCAACGCAGTTCTGGTCACCGGCGGGCTGCTCTTTCTCATTGGCGCCATCCGCATCTACAAGCTGCCCAGGAAGGAGAAAGAAGAAAGCCGCAGTCTGCGCGCATCGGTGTCCGCGGTCAACTGGAAACCACGCGCGCTGTCGCTGGGGTACAACGCCGAATGGATCATGGCGCATCGGCCAGTGGCATCGATGCTCCTGGTCGGCGTGCTTTGCGCGGCCCTGTTCGAGGGGATCAATTCGCTGCTGCCGGTCTATGTGCGCGAAGTGCTGCACGAGGATCCGGCCAACAGCATCTATATCTTCGCTCCAGCCGGAATTGGCTATCTCATCGGAGCGGTGGGCGGACCACGCCTGATCCACCGGTTTGGCGAGCGCCGGCTGACGTTCATCTCACTGACTTTCATGATCATTGGCGCTTTTCTGCTCGGCGCAATCGATGTCGTTGCGCCATTCTTTGCCCGATTCAGCCCGCTGCGCATCTTCGAGCTCTTTGGTGTGGAGTTCAGCGATCTGGTGCTGGCGGCAGGGGTCATCGTGATTCCAGCCAACTTCGGTTCCACGGCTGCCAGCCAGTCGGTGCAGGTCTATATCAACCGGCACGTCCCGGTGGTGGAACAGGGCGGGATGTTCGGTCTGCAGCAGGTGCAGCAGAACGCCTTCAATCTGGCGTCGGTCTTCCTGTTGGGGGTGATCGCGACCATCACCGGACCGGAAATCGTCTTCTTCATCGCGCCGGTGGTGGTTGGCGGGGCTGTGTTGATGTTGGTGCGCTACAGCTTCCGTCATGCGGGACAAGCAAGGCTGGGGCGTGGGGAAGCGGCCAAGTTTCTGGTGGAAGCCAAGCCCGAAGACGAGATCATCGTCGACAACAAGGACTCCGACGACGATTGA
- a CDS encoding CorA family divalent cation transporter, which translates to MPTVISIDATGAVDRTLGLNDLAAHIGNKNEILWVDFVQPPQQAELDLLGTTFGLNPRVLQHLTRPHRGPRAVRFLRCRLVVIFDVAIDASSRDVQTFELVHLIGERFLVTAHPAGSNVIPLASQQIEDSMSTYGFTVSTLTYSVLDALVDRYDAAIAQIQEQVSQLRDRILERQEAEGVDDVYQLTKQLGELRQVMSPEEDLISSMHAPDSDTESDDLTDAFRDVSVDLQSAIDTIDQSSTLVSNLLDTYESLKSDALNNLVKRLTVLSIMLALVALIPAVFGISLNVSPFRNGYQGYLVSLFLMGLLGWLVWAVAHRIGWVK; encoded by the coding sequence GTGCCAACCGTCATTTCGATCGACGCAACGGGAGCGGTCGATCGCACGCTGGGGCTGAACGATCTTGCCGCCCACATTGGCAACAAGAACGAAATACTCTGGGTCGATTTCGTGCAGCCGCCGCAGCAGGCCGAGCTCGATCTCCTCGGCACGACGTTTGGGCTCAACCCGCGTGTATTGCAGCACCTGACCCGACCGCATCGCGGACCGCGGGCGGTGCGCTTTCTCCGGTGCCGGCTGGTTGTCATTTTCGATGTTGCGATCGATGCCTCCAGCCGCGATGTGCAGACGTTCGAGCTGGTGCATCTGATCGGTGAGCGTTTCCTCGTCACGGCGCACCCGGCAGGGTCGAACGTGATTCCGCTGGCGTCGCAGCAGATCGAGGACAGCATGAGCACCTACGGGTTCACCGTCAGCACCTTGACCTATTCGGTGCTCGATGCGCTTGTCGATCGGTACGACGCTGCGATCGCGCAGATCCAGGAGCAGGTTTCTCAGTTGCGGGACCGCATTCTCGAGCGGCAGGAAGCCGAGGGGGTGGACGATGTCTACCAGCTCACCAAACAGCTCGGAGAGTTGCGTCAGGTCATGTCCCCGGAAGAGGATCTGATCTCCAGTATGCACGCTCCCGATTCGGATACGGAGAGTGACGATCTGACCGATGCGTTCCGCGATGTCTCGGTCGACCTGCAAAGCGCCATCGACACGATCGATCAGTCGTCCACGCTGGTATCCAACCTGCTCGACACCTACGAGTCGCTCAAATCGGACGCGCTCAATAATCTGGTCAAGCGCCTGACTGTGCTGTCCATCATGCTGGCGTTGGTGGCGCTGATCCCGGCGGTGTTCGGGATCAGCCTCAACGTTTCCCCCTTCCGCAACGGGTATCAGGGGTATCTCGTCTCGCTCTTCCTGATGGGATTGCTTGGCTGGCTGGTTTGGGCGGTCGCCCATCGGATCGGATGGGTGAAGTAA
- a CDS encoding C40 family peptidase → MQQDRPCCSPPALPALARELPVITAPSPSSDASTKSVYLVPTRMIPVGGADGGTVIGFAPAAVDPDAAYGEILAAPAVGPTIVSIAMSYLGYPYVAAGAGPGRFDCSGFTRYVVGLATASRSPRGVAALFGGILRRRLRPITPGDIIFFPRTRIYAASHAAIYIGDGMIIHAENYESGVTIIAQHLLLLLRSSLLGRRPDR, encoded by the coding sequence TTGCAGCAGGATCGACCCTGCTGCTCTCCTCCCGCGCTTCCAGCGCTCGCCCGTGAACTCCCCGTCATTACCGCCCCAAGTCCATCCTCGGACGCCTCCACCAAGTCCGTCTATCTGGTCCCCACGCGCATGATTCCCGTCGGAGGAGCAGACGGCGGAACCGTCATTGGTTTTGCCCCGGCCGCGGTCGACCCAGACGCTGCGTATGGTGAAATCCTGGCCGCTCCGGCCGTCGGACCCACCATCGTGAGCATCGCGATGTCGTATCTCGGCTATCCCTATGTCGCAGCCGGCGCCGGTCCGGGCAGGTTCGACTGCTCAGGATTCACGCGATACGTCGTCGGTTTGGCGACCGCCTCCAGATCACCGCGCGGAGTGGCTGCCCTATTCGGCGGGATACTTCGTCGACGCCTTAGACCAATAACGCCGGGCGACATCATCTTCTTCCCAAGAACACGTATCTACGCGGCATCGCACGCCGCGATCTACATCGGCGACGGCATGATCATCCACGCCGAGAACTACGAATCCGGCGTGACGATAATCGCTCAGCATCTACTCCTCCTATTACGCTCCTCGCTACTGGGGCGCCGTCCGGATCGGTAG
- a CDS encoding AAA family ATPase, with protein sequence MRHRSARAFEAASYLDIATSFACPIQPMLVLVSGLSGSGKSTVAAAIARATNGIVLSSMKRKRLAGLQLTDSATSEWHQGIYTREWDRADASTSGTRGRDDRTWADSGCGCDLLDNAQRERFAEAVSVRGRVFGEQFSGEGSSTSLGMTRGLTAARRSPSALGMTRGAPLRRGDPRLRSG encoded by the coding sequence ATGCGACACCGATCAGCACGTGCCTTCGAAGCGGCGAGCTATCTCGATATCGCTACCTCGTTCGCCTGTCCTATCCAGCCGATGCTGGTGCTCGTCTCGGGCTTGAGCGGCAGCGGAAAATCGACCGTGGCGGCGGCGATCGCGCGGGCGACCAACGGCATCGTGCTCAGTTCGATGAAGCGCAAGAGGTTGGCCGGGTTGCAGCTGACCGATTCGGCCACGAGCGAGTGGCATCAGGGAATCTACACGCGTGAATGGGACCGCGCGGACGCATCGACGAGCGGAACGCGCGGTCGAGACGATCGAACGTGGGCGGACAGCGGTTGTGGATGCGACCTTCTGGACAATGCGCAACGGGAGCGGTTTGCCGAGGCGGTTTCGGTTCGGGGACGGGTGTTCGGGGAGCAATTCAGCGGTGAGGGATCCTCGACGTCGCTTGGGATGACGAGGGGGCTCACTGCGGCGAGGAGATCCCCCTCGGCGCTCGGGATGACGAGGGGTGCGCCGCTGCGTAGAGGAGATCCTCGGCTTCGCTCGGGATGA
- a CDS encoding DUF4397 domain-containing protein — protein MTIRARFPGVVAALALALVTITGTLAQNATPIASGSPEASPAVQRLRTLLGVGSPDDGCVIFINALDGDIALDLYIDGLKAVDDLTFGDVSGYFSLPAGDYTFDLVPAEQAFASSLFTLTDEQIEAGIAYEFAAVGTAADPQLLVSPVDLAPLAPNTDVPVGNTRIRAVNGAADAPSIDAVLIGGDIAERVGASGLPGCLRLSAKGRRNLSRATLHQRGRFHHIAPGRNHVCRRHGLQSLSDRQRGQWRAAPVAGGGRPARRQLDKTFQPPALVSEISEVSNPSIYQGDCAQLSGQQAFERSGSGYAGTGPGTLAPGVAAKSCWRARRHTGVVWRRRAGRHELRGLLGGRTVSVVVHDAATGGGGLWRCWRRGGKGRPLLATRPVDHRSGTGRRFGRLGHRHVHRRYRHPETTRSTSGVTGWRGVSTSLEVVESGTLVAE, from the coding sequence ATGACGATTCGCGCGCGTTTCCCTGGAGTTGTAGCGGCGCTGGCGCTCGCGCTTGTCACGATCACCGGAACGCTGGCGCAGAACGCCACACCGATCGCGAGCGGATCGCCCGAGGCGTCGCCGGCGGTTCAGCGATTGCGCACGTTGCTCGGCGTCGGTTCGCCAGACGATGGTTGCGTGATCTTCATCAACGCGCTCGACGGCGACATCGCGCTCGATCTCTATATCGATGGGCTCAAAGCGGTCGACGATCTGACCTTCGGGGATGTCAGCGGCTATTTCTCGTTGCCAGCCGGCGACTACACCTTCGATCTCGTTCCGGCTGAGCAAGCGTTCGCATCCAGTCTGTTCACGCTCACCGACGAACAGATCGAGGCGGGCATCGCCTATGAGTTCGCCGCAGTCGGAACCGCCGCCGATCCCCAACTCCTCGTCTCCCCTGTCGATCTCGCGCCGCTCGCTCCCAATACGGACGTGCCTGTCGGCAACACGCGCATCCGCGCCGTCAATGGGGCGGCGGATGCGCCCTCGATCGATGCCGTCCTCATCGGCGGCGATATTGCCGAACGGGTGGGCGCGTCTGGCCTTCCAGGATGTCTCCGACTATCTGCAAAAGGTCGCCGGAACCTATCGCGTGCAACTCTCCACCAGCGAGGGCGATTTCACCACATTGCACCTGGAAGAAATCACGTTTGTCGGCGACACGGTCTACAGTCTCTATCTGATCGGCAGCGCGGCCAATGGCGAGCTGCGCCTGTTGCCGGTGGCGGTCGACCTGCACGACGGCAACTCGACAAGACGTTCCAGCCGCCGGCGCTCGTGTCCGAGATCAGCGAAGTCAGCAATCCTTCCATCTATCAGGGTGATTGCGCGCAGCTCAGCGGCCAACAGGCGTTCGAGCGGAGCGGTTCCGGCTATGCGGGAACGGGTCCAGGCACGCTGGCTCCCGGGGTGGCGGCGAAGAGCTGCTGGCGCGCTCGGCGTCACACCGGCGTTGTATGGCGAAGGCGTGCTGGACGACATGAACTCCGCGGTCTCCTGGGCGGCCGCACCGTTTCGGTGGTGGTGCACGATGCCGCCACCGGTGGTGGTGGCTTGTGGCGCTGTTGGCGGCGTGGTGGAAAAGGCCGACCACTTCTGGCAACACGACCGGTTGATCATCGGTCTGGAACCGGTCGGCGATTCGGGCGTCTCGGGCACCGCCACGTTCACAGAAGATACCGGCATCCTGAAACGACAAGATCAACGTCCGGTGTCACTGGTTGGCGCGGTGTCTCGACTTCCCTCGAGGTCGTCGAATCGGGCACGCTCGTCGCCGAGTAA
- a CDS encoding MnhB domain-containing protein has product MSPTAPKPRKRCAWCASARQTAMIGLLLALATAFFPVLRGEPIMTHYPGPDRDAMHIGALELTTPFLFDIGVFLLVMGVCVGIFDLLAHATAGAALMTLIVSSHRVALRGWQLSAAA; this is encoded by the coding sequence ATGTCACCTACGGCACCGAAACCGCGGAAACGATGCGCCTGGTGCGCCAGTGCGCGCCAAACTGCCATGATCGGGTTGTTGCTGGCGCTCGCCACGGCGTTCTTTCCCGTCCTGCGCGGGGAGCCGATTATGACCCACTACCCTGGCCCCGACAGGGATGCGATGCACATCGGCGCGTTGGAGCTGACCACACCGTTCCTCTTCGATATCGGCGTGTTCCTGCTGGTGATGGGCGTGTGCGTCGGCATCTTCGATCTGCTGGCGCATGCCACCGCCGGAGCGGCGCTCATGACGCTGATCGTCTCGTCACATCGGGTTGCTCTTCGCGGCTGGCAGCTATCTGCTGCTGCATGA
- a CDS encoding hydrogenase subunit MbhD domain-containing protein: MRDLRSRVATVLVPGGADGRTTPIFTNADNSFRMGNVHRDDWPLIMMVAVASIAGVAAAFPRDHFSMALALSGVGFAISVVFALLRAPDVALVAVLVETLFGLFAFWLCSRATWSMPMSSPRMSHRKRRILTRVRAIALAAFGGCWHSWRRGACSPVWPGRQHPEEYVDLTWKLMATPS, translated from the coding sequence GTGCGCGACCTGCGCAGCCGCGTGGCCACGGTGCTGGTTCCCGGCGGCGCTGATGGTAGGACTACGCCCATCTTCACCAATGCCGACAACTCGTTTCGCATGGGCAATGTGCATCGGGACGATTGGCCCCTGATCATGATGGTGGCGGTAGCGAGCATTGCCGGCGTGGCGGCGGCATTCCCGCGTGATCACTTCTCCATGGCGCTCGCGCTTTCCGGGGTTGGGTTCGCGATCTCGGTGGTGTTTGCCCTGTTGCGGGCGCCTGATGTGGCATTGGTGGCGGTGCTGGTGGAGACCCTCTTCGGCCTCTTCGCCTTCTGGCTCTGCTCCCGCGCAACGTGGAGCATGCCGATGTCGTCCCCTCGGATGAGCCACAGGAAGCGGCGCATACTCACTCGGGTGCGCGCGATTGCGTTGGCGGCCTTCGGCGGTTGTTGGCATTCCTGGCGGCGTGGGGCGTGCTCTCCCGTCTGGCCCGGTCGACAGCATCCTGAGGAATACGTCGATCTCACCTGGAAGCTCATGGCGACGCCATCGTGA
- a CDS encoding proton-conducting transporter membrane subunit, with amino-acid sequence MLAYSTIAQYGYIVTMFGLGGKAGVLGRCSPSLRTGWARARLFLTAGTVTEATDGASLAKQAACAAPCRSWRLPAALAASLAAIPLTMGFFKDEYFRSRRAPWPRRRAIGRGRVDDLLPSGAVLVGIFGGPEIGAPRPVSFTLVAPIAALGALSPSAASGPNRSPGLHPAGQVALQRDDALHPAYHLQWTIENGMAIAAPLASGWCLTRRIWFDTVEVAGALLARALVRNGSTAGVLNSTICPTDSLDRSARPAQPRGHGAGSRRR; translated from the coding sequence CTGCTCGCCTATTCCACGATCGCGCAATACGGTTATATCGTAACCATGTTCGGGCTTGGGGGGAAAGCCGGTGTCTTGGGGCGATGTTCGCCATCATTGCGCACGGGTTGGGCAAGAGCGCGCCTCTTCCTGACTGCCGGAACAGTCACCGAAGCGACCGATGGCGCGAGCCTGGCCAAACAGGCGGCCTGCGCCGCACCATGCCGCTCCTGGCGGCTGCCAGCGGCACTCGCCGCGTCGCTGGCGGCGATCCCGCTGACCATGGGGTTCTTCAAGGACGAATATTTTCGAAGCCGCCGCGCACCATGGCCGCGCCGGCGCGCCATCGGCCGTGGCCGCGTCGATGACCTTCTGCCATCTGGCGCGGTTCTGGTGGGGATCTTCGGCGGACCGGAGATCGGAGCGCCGCGGCCGGTCTCCTTCACACTGGTGGCGCCCATTGCCGCGCTCGGCGCGCTCTCACCATCGGCGGCATCTGGCCCGAACCGTTCGCCAGGGTTGCATCCAGCCGGACAAGTCGCCCTGCAACGCGACGATGCGCTCCATCCTGCCTATCACCTGCAGTGGACCATCGAGAACGGTATGGCGATTGCCGCGCCATTGGCATCGGGTTGGTGCCTGACACGCCGCATCTGGTTCGACACAGTCGAGGTGGCCGGAGCTCTTTTGGCGCGCGCTTTGGTCCGGAACGGGTCTACCGCCGGTGTGCTGAATTCAACAATCTGTCCGACCGATTCACTGGATCGAAGTGCGCGACCTGCGCAGCCGCGTGGCCACGGTGCTGGTTCCCGGCGGCGCTGA
- a CDS encoding PQQ-dependent sugar dehydrogenase: MAEPTPTQIPDGPPEGTPLPAHIVLTGLYPGQGSVTLVKVADGLESPRVITPAFDGTGRLFIGERYGERADPDGRGELLPEPFIDIGPIVVSVHQDQGLLGIAFHPDYETNGLFYPAYTDYNVNAVSVVSQYRVSADDPNKADPDHAVDIIKIPHPTPILNGGTIHFGPNDGYLYIGSGNGAFFGVHDLFTAQEMDQSLGKILRINIVNDENGTYYTIPPDNPYNASYTLPRRARYLCDGIAQSLVVAVRL; the protein is encoded by the coding sequence GTGGCCGAGCCAACGCCAACTCAGATCCCGGACGGTCCGCCTGAAGGCACGCCGCTTCCAGCGCATATCGTTTTGACCGGGCTCTACCCAGGTCAGGGATCGGTCACCCTGGTCAAGGTGGCAGACGGGCTGGAAAGCCCGCGCGTGATTACTCCGGCGTTCGATGGCACGGGCCGGCTCTTCATTGGCGAGCGCTATGGTGAACGCGCGGATCCTGACGGCCGAGGTGAGCTGTTGCCGGAGCCGTTTATCGACATCGGCCCGATCGTGGTTTCCGTGCACCAGGACCAGGGGTTGCTCGGCATCGCATTCCATCCTGACTACGAAACCAACGGGCTCTTCTACCCGGCCTATACCGACTACAACGTGAACGCGGTCTCCGTGGTCTCGCAATACCGCGTATCGGCGGATGATCCGAACAAGGCTGACCCGGATCATGCCGTCGATATCATCAAGATCCCGCATCCGACGCCGATCCTGAACGGCGGCACGATTCATTTCGGCCCGAACGACGGCTATCTCTATATCGGCAGCGGCAACGGCGCGTTCTTCGGCGTGCACGACCTTTTCACGGCGCAGGAGATGGACCAGAGCCTCGGCAAGATTCTGCGCATCAATATCGTGAACGACGAAAACGGCACGTACTACACGATTCCGCCCGACAATCCGTACAACGCCAGCTACACCCTACCCCGCCGCGCCCGTTACCTTTGCGATGGGATTGCGCAATCCCTGGTCGTGGCAGTTCGACTATGA
- a CDS encoding glycosyltransferase family 39 protein: MRSATDWLFGARAACFAAGALALSAPFWVAGHLSSMEAPALAATCIAVWAIVQLARFDHRGWLLLATAMLTVAMLAHYRAVLMLILPPC, from the coding sequence GTGCGCTCTGCCACAGACTGGTTGTTTGGAGCGCGGGCTGCCTGCTTCGCGGCGGGCGCGCTTGCGCTCAGCGCCCCATTCTGGGTGGCTGGGCATCTGAGCTCGATGGAAGCGCCGGCGCTGGCAGCCACATGCATTGCGGTCTGGGCCATCGTGCAGCTTGCGCGCTTCGATCATCGTGGATGGCTCTTGCTGGCGACGGCGATGTTGACCGTGGCGATGCTGGCGCACTATCGCGCTGTGCTGATGCTGATTCTGCCACCATGCTGA
- a CDS encoding glycosyltransferase family 39 protein translates to MRSVVDYIRRPWTTVLGFEGACDNHPPLYFGSIVAVSLLTGEAQAARLVSAVAGSAAIVAVFFLTRRLVRTYAGLLASTILALAPLHIWYSRRGPHVRPRGPVRGALLVCAHPVSAGRDRR, encoded by the coding sequence ATGAGATCTGTCGTCGACTACATTCGCCGTCCCTGGACGACGGTGCTTGGGTTCGAAGGCGCCTGCGACAATCACCCACCCCTCTATTTCGGCAGCATCGTGGCGGTTTCACTCCTCACCGGAGAAGCGCAAGCCGCCCGTCTGGTGAGCGCGGTTGCCGGCAGCGCCGCAATTGTCGCGGTCTTCTTCCTCACCCGGCGGCTGGTCAGGACCTACGCCGGGCTGCTGGCGAGCACGATTCTGGCGCTGGCGCCGTTGCATATCTGGTACTCGCGTAGAGGGCCACATGTACGCCCCCGCGGCCCTGTTCGTGGTGCTCTCCTGGTATGCGCTCATCCGGTTTCTGCCGGGCGCGATCGCCGGTAG
- a CDS encoding metal-sensitive transcriptional regulator encodes MDKADPGPAETAGGTGARRAEDGLEGTKYCVDVLTQISAIVAGLRATGLLVLEDHIRGCVIGNDPPSGEETLDELMSAIERFSHSVS; translated from the coding sequence ATGGACAAGGCGGATCCTGGCCCGGCTGAAACGGCTGGAGGGACAGGTGCGCGGCGTGCAGAAGATGGTCTGGAAGGGACGAAGTACTGCGTCGATGTCCTCACCCAGATCTCGGCCATCGTCGCCGGGTTGCGCGCCACCGGCTTGCTCGTGCTGGAAGACCATATACGCGGCTGCGTCATCGGCAACGATCCTCCCAGCGGGGAAGAAACCCTCGACGAGCTGATGTCCGCCATCGAGCGCTTCAGCCACAGCGTGAGCTAG